A single window of Treponema denticola ATCC 35405 DNA harbors:
- a CDS encoding M23 family metallopeptidase, producing MLKKGSFQVLLFFCFLFALHPSGKKEVSDIEQNGKSEKALYIISLPESGDLGSFFNVKFKAARKIEKAWITIYDTSEKKVQTINAFPLDKTEKEWAAIAAVAVWWKSGKWKIRTHLIIDGALFEEDRGFEVLEREFEEYVMKLSKKNSQILRDKSPKKTEQRNRFAEVLKVQNLESLYFKGLFAMPFDAKRISSTFAEKRTSKYPDGKTSVSRHWGIDYPSPIGTPIFAPGTGKVVLAENRIVTGWTLVIEHAPAVYTIYYHLNKIHVKEGSLVKQGEKIADIGTTGFSTGPHLHWELRINEIPADPELLLKKELF from the coding sequence ATGTTAAAAAAAGGAAGTTTTCAAGTATTATTGTTTTTTTGCTTTTTATTTGCACTCCATCCATCGGGAAAGAAGGAAGTTTCCGATATTGAACAAAACGGCAAATCGGAAAAAGCTCTATATATTATTTCGCTGCCGGAGAGCGGAGATTTGGGTTCTTTTTTTAACGTAAAATTTAAGGCTGCACGCAAAATAGAAAAAGCATGGATTACTATTTATGACACATCGGAAAAAAAAGTTCAAACCATCAATGCTTTTCCTCTTGATAAGACGGAAAAAGAATGGGCTGCAATTGCGGCTGTTGCCGTTTGGTGGAAGAGCGGCAAATGGAAAATTCGGACTCATCTTATAATTGACGGAGCTTTATTTGAGGAAGATAGGGGCTTTGAAGTTTTAGAAAGAGAATTTGAAGAGTATGTAATGAAATTGAGCAAAAAAAATTCACAAATTTTAAGAGATAAGAGTCCTAAAAAAACCGAACAGCGAAACAGGTTTGCAGAAGTTTTAAAGGTGCAAAACCTTGAAAGCCTTTATTTTAAGGGTCTCTTTGCAATGCCTTTTGATGCAAAAAGAATAAGCTCAACTTTTGCCGAAAAGCGCACCTCAAAATACCCTGACGGAAAAACCTCGGTGAGCCGCCACTGGGGAATCGATTATCCTTCTCCCATAGGAACGCCGATCTTTGCTCCCGGAACGGGAAAAGTTGTGCTTGCCGAAAACAGGATAGTAACGGGCTGGACCCTTGTAATAGAACATGCTCCTGCTGTTTACACCATTTATTATCATCTAAATAAGATTCACGTAAAAGAAGGTTCTTTGGTAAAACAAGGAGAAAAAATTGCAGATATAGGAACAACGGGTTTTTCGACAGGCCCCCACCTTCATTGGGAGCTGCGTATAAATGAAATTCCTGCAGATCCCGAACTTCTTTTAAAAAAAGAATTATTTTAG
- a CDS encoding RluA family pseudouridine synthase, with protein MHNEVRILFEDNFFAVVLKNCGDNSQVFFKKAFSEKKYAEAVNRLDKPVSGLVLIAFSPAMHTKLNNLFKEKKIKKEYWAICKKIEELKSAADSKISDTTPVLYKKEFCENYLEFNTKIQKAFVTESRQRGKKASLYWQLAGIGDNYNFLRIFPETGRTHQIRIQLSHLGMPIKGDIKYGFARTEKSGGIRLHAQSLKFEHPESKKRIEISALPPSPDTLWSACIEVCLKAKELEE; from the coding sequence ATGCACAATGAAGTAAGAATTTTATTTGAGGACAATTTTTTTGCAGTAGTTTTAAAAAACTGCGGGGACAATTCTCAAGTCTTTTTTAAAAAGGCCTTTAGCGAAAAAAAATATGCCGAGGCTGTAAACCGATTGGATAAACCTGTCAGCGGTTTAGTTCTTATAGCTTTTTCTCCTGCGATGCACACAAAACTAAATAATCTTTTTAAAGAAAAAAAGATAAAAAAAGAATATTGGGCAATCTGTAAAAAAATAGAAGAACTAAAATCGGCGGCCGATTCGAAAATAAGCGACACAACTCCCGTTCTTTATAAAAAAGAATTTTGCGAAAACTATCTTGAATTCAATACCAAAATACAAAAAGCTTTTGTAACGGAATCAAGGCAAAGAGGAAAAAAGGCATCTCTTTATTGGCAGCTTGCAGGGATTGGCGACAACTATAATTTTTTACGCATATTCCCCGAAACAGGCCGCACCCATCAAATCCGTATTCAGCTTTCTCATTTGGGTATGCCCATAAAGGGAGACATCAAATACGGCTTTGCGCGTACCGAAAAATCCGGCGGGATCAGGCTCCACGCCCAGTCCCTAAAATTCGAACATCCCGAAAGCAAAAAACGAATAGAAATTTCAGCCCTACCCCCCTCTCCCGACACTCTATGGTCAGCCTGCATCGAAGTCTGCTTAAAAGCAAAAGAGCTTGAAGAGTAA
- the recJ gene encoding single-stranded-DNA-specific exonuclease RecJ, with protein sequence MDWQKKEIGPELVNEIKRKYGCDPLTSAILVRRGIIEGKDILFYLEDDMRYLHSPFLFKNMEDAVDRILDAKEEGEKVLIFGDRDVDGITSTTLLYEALKDMGLDVSWRIPTGDESYGLSMEAVEKHAANDGTLIITVDCGISNFKEIEKANSLGIDVIVVDHHTPQENLPEAAVIINCKMPDSGYPHENLSGCATAWKLITALRFGMQPFYKQQVSLLNVRPVNDAYSIEAVKLVNMVQIGKITETIVPGMLSFSETRLGSFLNGQQIFVWDAPLQKKQLKNIFGNGIEFNFFDFQPEVAKQFPQMGDMSLLRLKEFSTIGKYYEDAQSELETFKNIFITFIQQKNNFYGKREASEIQLVALSTLADLMELTGENRIIVKQGLKEINKKPRLGLVDLMAMQKLLGAPIGTEEIAWNISPLVNASGRMGRPETAIELFLAQDSGERTAKAQEIFQMNEDRRALGSKAWEIALPLAIESLKEYNEKLVVAVSAEFHRGITGILAGKLAEYFKLPALAICLMPDGSAVASIRSARGFRLLDFLEPYSELFLDYGGHDFAAGFGIEQEKLTKFLESLKQFSGSMEFENDADSETLTIDAELPHDYLKPEILHLVDKFEPYGCNSPALTFMTKRVKILNANIIGKAEPLHLRFNLECGKYKWNALYWKAAEKLGTEFKVGDYADIVFNVSKNYFNGTVTPKMVIKDLKKIDYVN encoded by the coding sequence ATGGACTGGCAAAAAAAAGAAATAGGCCCCGAACTTGTAAACGAGATAAAAAGAAAATACGGATGTGATCCTCTGACTTCGGCAATATTGGTACGCCGCGGTATTATCGAAGGGAAGGATATTTTATTCTATTTGGAAGACGATATGCGCTATCTTCACAGTCCCTTCCTATTTAAAAACATGGAAGATGCCGTAGACCGTATTCTGGATGCAAAAGAAGAAGGGGAGAAGGTTTTAATTTTCGGCGACAGGGATGTGGACGGCATTACGAGCACGACTCTTCTTTATGAAGCCTTAAAGGATATGGGGCTTGATGTGTCATGGCGTATTCCTACCGGAGATGAGAGCTATGGGCTTTCCATGGAAGCCGTGGAAAAGCACGCTGCAAATGACGGCACCCTTATCATAACGGTGGACTGCGGTATTTCCAATTTTAAGGAAATTGAAAAAGCCAATAGTTTAGGTATCGATGTAATAGTAGTTGACCACCATACCCCTCAGGAGAACCTACCTGAGGCAGCCGTAATAATAAACTGTAAGATGCCCGATTCGGGCTATCCCCACGAAAATCTATCGGGCTGTGCTACGGCATGGAAACTTATTACCGCACTTCGTTTCGGTATGCAGCCCTTTTATAAACAACAAGTTTCCCTTTTAAATGTAAGGCCCGTAAATGACGCTTACTCCATAGAAGCCGTAAAACTTGTAAATATGGTTCAAATCGGAAAAATTACCGAAACCATAGTTCCGGGAATGCTTTCTTTTTCGGAAACAAGGCTTGGCTCTTTTTTAAACGGTCAGCAAATATTCGTATGGGATGCTCCCTTACAAAAAAAACAGCTTAAAAATATCTTCGGAAACGGAATCGAATTTAACTTTTTTGATTTTCAGCCCGAGGTTGCAAAACAATTTCCGCAAATGGGAGATATGAGCCTTTTGCGTTTAAAAGAATTTTCGACAATCGGAAAATACTACGAGGATGCCCAGTCGGAACTCGAAACCTTTAAAAATATCTTTATAACCTTTATTCAGCAAAAAAATAATTTTTACGGAAAAAGAGAGGCTTCCGAAATTCAGCTGGTTGCCCTTTCGACCCTTGCCGACCTCATGGAATTAACCGGAGAAAACCGTATAATAGTAAAACAAGGCTTAAAAGAAATAAACAAAAAGCCCCGCCTCGGTCTTGTAGACCTGATGGCTATGCAAAAACTTTTAGGGGCTCCCATAGGCACCGAAGAGATAGCATGGAATATCTCGCCATTGGTAAATGCCTCCGGCAGAATGGGTAGGCCCGAAACGGCTATCGAGCTTTTTCTTGCTCAAGATTCGGGCGAAAGAACGGCTAAGGCCCAAGAAATATTTCAAATGAATGAGGACAGAAGGGCTCTTGGTTCCAAGGCTTGGGAAATTGCCCTGCCTCTTGCGATTGAAAGCTTAAAGGAATATAACGAAAAATTGGTAGTTGCCGTCAGTGCGGAATTTCATCGCGGAATTACCGGAATTCTTGCAGGAAAGTTGGCAGAATACTTTAAGCTACCGGCCCTTGCTATCTGCCTGATGCCTGACGGCAGTGCCGTTGCCTCGATAAGGTCGGCGAGGGGCTTCCGTCTTTTGGACTTCCTTGAACCCTATAGCGAGCTTTTTTTGGACTACGGCGGACATGATTTTGCGGCAGGTTTCGGCATCGAGCAGGAAAAGCTTACGAAGTTTTTGGAAAGTTTAAAACAATTTTCCGGGTCAATGGAATTTGAAAATGATGCAGATTCCGAAACTCTTACAATTGATGCCGAGCTTCCTCATGATTACTTAAAACCCGAAATCTTACATTTAGTCGATAAATTTGAGCCTTACGGATGTAATTCTCCGGCTTTGACCTTTATGACAAAGCGGGTAAAAATTTTAAATGCAAACATTATAGGCAAGGCCGAGCCCCTTCATTTGCGCTTTAACTTGGAGTGCGGGAAATATAAATGGAATGCTCTTTATTGGAAGGCTGCCGAAAAACTGGGAACGGAGTTTAAGGTTGGGGACTATGCCGACATAGTATTCAATGTATCGAAAAACTATTTTAACGGTACGGTTACTCCTAAAATGGTTATCAAGGATTTAAAAAAAATAGATTATGTGAACTAA
- a CDS encoding thymidine phosphorylase, with the protein MRATDIIMKKRGIKGQAIEPLNRKEIEFIVNSYVRGEIPEYQISAWLMAVYFNGMTFEETAILTDVMLHSGKVMDLSSLEGPFVDKHSTGGVGDKLSLPLAPIVAANGVKVPMMSGRALGHTGGTLDKLEAVTGYRTNLTEAEFRNFIEKTGFAMTGQTKEIVPADRLLYAMRDVTATVESVPLITSSILSKKVAEGSEALVFDVKCGKGAFMKTLSDAKALAVSLVGTAKAMGKKARALITNMNEPLGTMAGNFLEIEETIDILKGQGPADSTELTLQLAAHMLVLGGKAKTEEEGLSLAKEAVSSGKALDLFIKNIELQGGNPKTLMAEYKTRRSKFFEELKAERDGFIESINAFEVGMAGVNLGVGRNKTTDPVCPDAGVEILKHKGDSVKKGDLIMRVYGKDSASVSASMPLLKNAIEYSDKAPQKNKLIFKIIKQEEL; encoded by the coding sequence ATGAGAGCAACGGATATTATTATGAAAAAACGCGGAATAAAGGGGCAGGCTATAGAGCCCTTAAACCGCAAAGAGATAGAATTTATTGTAAATTCTTATGTAAGGGGTGAAATTCCCGAATATCAGATTTCGGCATGGCTTATGGCCGTGTATTTTAACGGAATGACCTTTGAAGAAACTGCTATTCTTACGGATGTTATGCTTCATTCCGGGAAGGTGATGGACCTTTCAAGCCTTGAAGGCCCCTTTGTCGATAAACATTCTACCGGAGGGGTAGGGGATAAGCTCTCGCTTCCTCTTGCTCCCATTGTTGCGGCAAACGGTGTTAAGGTTCCAATGATGAGCGGCCGGGCACTTGGCCACACGGGAGGAACTCTCGATAAGCTTGAGGCAGTTACGGGCTACCGCACCAACTTGACCGAAGCCGAATTTAGGAATTTTATAGAAAAAACAGGCTTTGCCATGACGGGGCAGACAAAGGAAATCGTTCCTGCAGACCGCCTTCTATATGCGATGCGGGATGTTACGGCCACAGTTGAATCCGTTCCGCTTATAACTTCGAGTATTCTTTCAAAAAAAGTTGCAGAAGGTTCCGAAGCCCTCGTTTTTGATGTAAAATGCGGAAAGGGTGCCTTTATGAAAACCTTGAGCGATGCGAAAGCCTTGGCGGTAAGCCTTGTAGGTACGGCTAAGGCTATGGGTAAAAAGGCGCGGGCTCTTATAACCAATATGAATGAACCTCTCGGCACGATGGCCGGAAACTTTTTGGAAATAGAAGAAACGATAGATATTTTAAAAGGACAAGGACCCGCGGACAGTACTGAGCTTACCTTGCAGCTGGCCGCTCACATGCTCGTTCTGGGAGGCAAGGCTAAGACGGAAGAAGAGGGGCTTTCTCTTGCAAAAGAAGCCGTAAGCTCAGGAAAAGCCTTGGATCTTTTTATAAAAAATATAGAACTTCAGGGAGGCAATCCCAAGACCCTTATGGCGGAATATAAAACCCGCCGCAGCAAATTCTTTGAAGAATTGAAGGCAGAAAGGGACGGCTTTATCGAGAGCATTAATGCTTTTGAGGTCGGTATGGCCGGTGTAAACCTTGGAGTCGGAAGAAATAAAACCACCGATCCCGTATGCCCCGATGCCGGAGTTGAAATTTTAAAACACAAGGGCGATTCCGTAAAAAAAGGAGACCTTATAATGAGGGTCTACGGAAAGGATTCGGCTTCGGTTTCCGCTTCAATGCCCTTATTGAAAAACGCTATAGAATATTCCGATAAGGCTCCGCAAAAAAATAAGCTTATTTTTAAAATTATCAAACAAGAAGAACTTTAA
- a CDS encoding glycine C-acetyltransferase: MSNIHDMEFLQKKVQELKEQGLYKELVTLEGPSDAECVINGKKVINLSSNNYLGFANHPRLKKAAIEAIEKYGAGAGAVRPIIGNMKIHDDLEKLLAEFKREEAVLAFQSGFNCNAGVIQALTDKGDLIISDQLNHASIIDGTRLSKADKAVFQHSDMADLERVLKEKRNNYNNVLIITDGVFSMDGDIAKLPEIVALAEKYNCLTYVDDAHSSGVLGESGRGTVDHFKLHGRVDVAMGTLSKAIGVVGGYVAGKKVTIDWLKNRGRPFLFSTGLPPAAVGAAIEAVKMLMESTEYTDKLWANAKHFKEGLGKLGYNIGHSETPITPIIIGDEAKTLEFSKKLFENGLFSGPIVFPTVPKGTGRVRCMVTAGHTTEQLDRAVKICEKVGKEMGII, from the coding sequence ATGTCGAATATCCATGATATGGAGTTTTTACAAAAAAAAGTTCAAGAATTAAAAGAGCAGGGTTTATACAAAGAGCTTGTTACTCTTGAAGGGCCGAGCGATGCGGAATGTGTTATTAACGGAAAAAAGGTTATAAACCTTTCATCCAACAACTATTTAGGCTTTGCAAATCATCCGAGGCTTAAAAAGGCCGCTATTGAGGCTATCGAAAAATACGGAGCCGGAGCCGGAGCCGTACGGCCCATCATCGGTAATATGAAGATACATGATGACTTGGAAAAACTTTTAGCCGAATTTAAAAGAGAGGAGGCCGTTTTAGCTTTCCAGTCAGGTTTTAACTGTAATGCAGGCGTTATTCAGGCTCTTACGGATAAGGGTGACTTAATCATTTCGGATCAGCTGAACCACGCTTCAATCATCGACGGTACCCGCCTTTCAAAGGCCGATAAGGCAGTCTTCCAGCACTCCGATATGGCCGACCTTGAAAGAGTTTTAAAAGAAAAAAGAAATAACTATAACAACGTTTTGATTATAACCGACGGCGTTTTCTCAATGGACGGAGATATAGCCAAACTCCCCGAAATCGTTGCTCTTGCCGAAAAATATAATTGTCTTACATATGTCGACGATGCTCACTCAAGCGGTGTTTTAGGAGAAAGCGGACGCGGAACAGTAGACCACTTTAAGCTTCACGGAAGAGTTGATGTTGCAATGGGAACCCTTTCAAAGGCTATCGGTGTTGTAGGCGGTTATGTTGCAGGAAAAAAAGTAACTATCGACTGGCTTAAAAACAGAGGTCGCCCCTTCTTATTCTCAACCGGTCTTCCTCCTGCAGCCGTAGGAGCTGCTATTGAAGCCGTTAAGATGCTCATGGAATCAACCGAATATACTGACAAGCTTTGGGCAAACGCCAAGCACTTTAAAGAAGGCTTAGGAAAGCTCGGCTACAATATCGGTCACAGCGAGACGCCGATTACCCCGATTATTATCGGAGATGAAGCCAAGACCTTGGAATTCTCGAAAAAGCTTTTTGAAAACGGCTTATTCTCAGGCCCCATCGTATTCCCCACAGTTCCCAAGGGAACAGGCCGAGTCCGATGTATGGTTACTGCAGGCCACACCACGGAGCAGCTTGATAGGGCTGTAAAAATCTGTGAAAAAGTCGGCAAAGAAATGGGAATTATTTAA
- a CDS encoding threonine synthase, which produces MKFYDIANKNILVSFKEAVLRGFNSETGGVFMPAELGKISPAMIYRNPPSSFRDICFEIIKNFCGDEIPEDDLMSIIAQFYPHRLPINPIAPTTYVLELFHGPTCNYKDIGSGFLAYLLEYFNKDEDGDINLIVPASGERACAIASAVSQVKRVNALLLYPKDSLTEIQENFLSSMPKNVYPICVEGSFEDCENLVDKALKDEDLLKKLKLVSGGALNIAPLLPQVAFFVYAALTVLYRSDYDNKIENPSIITSIPSGSFSALTAALIAKKMGTPIKGLISTENENHALSDWLTAGDLKKRTAIKTNTPALDIPNTINFKRMLQIYDVEELRRLIIPYWLDGMGTISSVRTCNERTGYIIDPYGAMAWTAWQDVYNGALNSLKRKTSENDEDPGIPLKYANIETWASAIHRSSMVGIVLQTSHPAKFPEIMKPAIGRPPSLPDKLESLQYRLLKAVNILPDYSMFKEWALSH; this is translated from the coding sequence ATGAAATTTTACGATATAGCCAATAAAAATATACTGGTCTCTTTTAAAGAAGCTGTGCTAAGAGGTTTTAACTCTGAAACGGGGGGAGTTTTTATGCCGGCGGAGCTCGGAAAAATAAGTCCGGCAATGATTTATCGAAATCCCCCTTCTTCTTTTAGGGATATATGCTTTGAAATTATAAAAAACTTTTGCGGCGATGAAATTCCTGAAGACGATCTAATGTCTATAATAGCTCAATTTTATCCTCACAGGCTCCCGATAAACCCGATAGCGCCGACAACCTATGTTTTGGAGCTTTTTCACGGGCCCACCTGTAACTATAAGGACATAGGATCAGGCTTTTTAGCCTATCTTTTAGAGTACTTTAATAAAGACGAAGACGGAGATATTAACCTCATTGTACCGGCCTCCGGCGAAAGAGCTTGTGCCATTGCATCAGCCGTTTCCCAAGTGAAGAGAGTTAATGCCCTTCTTTTATACCCCAAGGACTCCTTAACGGAAATACAGGAAAACTTTCTTTCTTCAATGCCTAAAAATGTATATCCGATTTGTGTGGAAGGATCCTTTGAAGATTGTGAAAATCTTGTGGATAAAGCACTCAAAGATGAAGATTTATTGAAAAAACTAAAACTTGTTTCAGGAGGAGCCTTAAACATAGCGCCCCTTTTACCTCAAGTTGCTTTTTTTGTCTATGCAGCCTTAACCGTATTATACCGCAGCGATTACGATAACAAAATTGAAAATCCTTCAATCATAACTTCAATACCGTCAGGAAGTTTTTCGGCCCTTACGGCAGCCCTGATTGCAAAAAAAATGGGAACCCCGATCAAAGGGCTTATTTCGACCGAAAACGAAAATCATGCTCTTTCGGATTGGCTCACAGCCGGAGATTTAAAAAAAAGAACGGCAATAAAAACCAATACGCCGGCTCTGGATATTCCCAATACAATCAACTTTAAGCGGATGCTTCAAATTTACGATGTTGAAGAACTTAGAAGACTTATAATTCCTTATTGGCTTGACGGTATGGGAACAATATCTTCCGTAAGAACATGTAATGAAAGAACAGGCTATATAATAGATCCTTACGGTGCTATGGCTTGGACAGCCTGGCAGGATGTCTATAATGGGGCACTGAATTCATTAAAGAGAAAAACATCAGAAAATGATGAGGACCCGGGGATACCTTTAAAATATGCAAATATTGAAACATGGGCATCTGCAATTCACAGAAGCAGTATGGTGGGAATAGTTCTACAAACCTCTCATCCTGCAAAGTTCCCCGAAATTATGAAACCGGCCATTGGCAGGCCGCCGTCTTTACCCGATAAACTTGAAAGTTTACAATATCGGCTTTTAAAAGCGGTTAATATCCTGCCCGATTACTCAATGTTTAAAGAATGGGCTTTGTCCCACTAA
- a CDS encoding deoxycytidylate deaminase — translation MVDTKEKYKRPSWDEYFMDVCRAIAKRATCDRGRSGCVIARDHQILVTGYVGAPTGLPHCDDVGHQFKKLQHEDGSVTQHCVRTVHAEQNAICQAAKRGISIDGATLYCKMTPCRTCAMLIINCGIVRVVAEKRYHDSADTIEMFKKAGIILEHISDSLEEYKGQ, via the coding sequence ATGGTTGACACAAAGGAAAAATATAAGCGCCCATCCTGGGACGAATATTTTATGGATGTTTGCCGGGCTATTGCAAAGAGGGCAACCTGCGACCGCGGAAGATCAGGTTGTGTTATTGCTCGCGATCACCAAATTCTTGTTACCGGCTATGTAGGAGCTCCTACCGGTCTTCCTCACTGTGATGATGTAGGACACCAATTTAAAAAACTTCAGCATGAGGACGGAAGTGTTACCCAACACTGTGTCCGCACCGTCCATGCAGAACAAAACGCTATCTGCCAGGCAGCAAAGCGAGGCATAAGCATTGACGGGGCAACCCTTTACTGCAAGATGACTCCCTGCCGAACCTGTGCTATGCTCATCATAAACTGTGGGATCGTAAGAGTCGTAGCCGAAAAACGCTATCATGACTCGGCCGACACAATCGAAATGTTTAAAAAGGCCGGTATAATCCTAGAGCATATTTCCGATTCTTTAGAAGAATACAAGGGTCAATAG
- a CDS encoding Rpn family recombination-promoting nuclease/putative transposase: protein MVKKFEDLTFTDDFMFCKTMQNPRLCKKLIEMILSDTIGKIAYISIQHNINTYEQAKSVRFDVLVQAENGKLYDVEMQVSNERNIPKRMRFYQAAIDISFLDKGNSYNSLNDSFIIFICTFDAIGKNRSVYTFENLCIEDKNTSLQDGIRKVIINAEAFNNTQDKELKEFLEYLKTGKATNEFTREIETMIQAVKNNEQARQEYRLMSTFEMDAREKGAYDKSIETAKLMKLKNFDIALIKEITGLPESEIEKL from the coding sequence ATGGTAAAAAAGTTTGAAGATTTAACATTTACAGACGATTTTATGTTCTGTAAAACTATGCAAAATCCGAGGCTATGCAAAAAACTTATTGAAATGATATTATCAGATACAATAGGCAAAATTGCATATATCTCGATACAGCATAATATTAACACTTACGAACAGGCAAAATCCGTACGATTTGATGTTTTGGTACAGGCAGAAAACGGTAAATTATACGATGTAGAAATGCAGGTAAGCAATGAGAGGAATATTCCTAAACGTATGCGGTTTTACCAAGCTGCCATAGATATTTCTTTTTTGGACAAAGGCAATTCCTATAATAGCTTAAACGACAGTTTTATAATTTTTATCTGCACCTTTGATGCCATAGGCAAAAATAGGTCTGTTTATACCTTTGAAAATCTTTGTATAGAGGACAAAAACACCTCTTTACAAGACGGCATACGAAAGGTTATAATAAATGCAGAGGCCTTTAATAACACTCAAGACAAAGAATTAAAAGAATTTTTAGAATACCTTAAAACAGGGAAAGCGACAAATGAATTTACAAGGGAGATAGAAACTATGATACAAGCAGTAAAAAATAATGAGCAGGCAAGGCAAGAATACAGGTTAATGTCTACTTTTGAAATGGACGCTAGGGAGAAAGGGGCTTATGACAAAAGCATAGAAACAGCAAAACTTATGAAACTAAAAAACTTTGATATAGCTTTAATTAAAGAAATAACCGGTCTTCCTGAATCCGAAATTGAAAAACTCTAA